The Myxococcales bacterium genome includes a region encoding these proteins:
- a CDS encoding SDR family oxidoreductase: protein MSEAQRQPSVLITGCSSGFGQAAARLFASRGFRVFASLRTPSAGAPLREEATANGWSLTTPRLDVTDDDSVRAAVEEVLAATGGTLDVLVNNAGYFCVGPVEETHPDELQAQLETNVLGALRLCRAVLPAMHAQGQGRIVNVSSLAALSVIPMLGPYHASKAALEALGEALHYELAPFGIRVASILPGPFPTALQKNQVRVGGGRASSRYLALAERFERLNAQAPQGDVNVVVRAIFFAATCRRPRLRYFVGPLSFVSRYLHPITPQWLYGWVVRRVFGLRSGPPAGSPPPASPP, encoded by the coding sequence GTGTCTGAGGCTCAACGTCAACCCTCCGTGCTGATCACGGGCTGCTCGAGTGGCTTTGGCCAGGCGGCGGCTCGGCTTTTTGCCTCTCGGGGCTTTCGGGTCTTTGCCTCCCTGCGGACCCCGAGCGCTGGAGCCCCCCTGCGGGAGGAGGCCACTGCGAACGGCTGGTCCCTGACGACGCCTCGGCTCGACGTGACCGATGACGATTCGGTGCGCGCGGCCGTGGAGGAGGTCCTGGCGGCGACGGGGGGAACGCTGGACGTTCTCGTCAACAACGCGGGCTACTTCTGCGTGGGACCCGTCGAGGAAACCCATCCCGACGAGCTCCAGGCCCAGCTCGAAACGAACGTGCTCGGGGCCTTGCGGCTCTGTCGTGCCGTGCTTCCGGCCATGCATGCGCAGGGGCAGGGGCGCATCGTGAACGTCAGCTCGCTCGCGGCGCTCTCGGTCATCCCGATGCTCGGGCCCTACCATGCCTCGAAGGCGGCGCTCGAGGCGCTGGGCGAAGCGCTTCACTACGAGCTGGCGCCGTTCGGCATTCGCGTGGCTTCGATTCTGCCCGGCCCCTTCCCCACGGCCCTGCAGAAAAACCAGGTGCGTGTGGGGGGAGGGCGCGCTTCCTCTCGCTACCTGGCCCTCGCGGAGCGGTTCGAGCGCCTGAACGCCCAAGCTCCGCAAGGCGATGTGAATGTGGTGGTGCGCGCGATCTTTTTCGCCGCCACATGCCGGCGTCCGCGCCTTCGCTACTTCGTGGGGCCGCTTTCGTTCGTGTCGCGCTACCTCCACCCGATCACCCCCCAGTGGCTGTACGGCTGGGTGGTCCGGCGCGTCTTTGGGCTTCGTTCGGGTCCCCCCGCCGGTTCCCCCCCGCCAGCGTCGCCACCCTGA